In a genomic window of Ranitomeya imitator isolate aRanImi1 chromosome 5, aRanImi1.pri, whole genome shotgun sequence:
- the LOC138681630 gene encoding uncharacterized protein, translating to MYCFVAHRCRIQMAAAAAAACLRFFSSQSESSEPEAARPPPKKHAKSTKVVAHGGHKRKKVPSRLSSPQLTVSKSAAKKKRIVVDEEPLTIHNETLINLVEANPSIWDQSDSSHHDIVKNRKLWDQIICHFDPRYMEKSTTSKKKIADAVHTRWKSIRDRFVRDYRNSRNAPSGSSGKRVTPYVHYDQLLFLQKTLSQRSTICSTAAPRPTEELEPSPVEPTQPEDVSGISEPRSADRSTVAAGVSARLQSQRGRKRASQKDEADAIIVDGLQRVEDMCRSELKDLRREITELQARESVYSANEWKLLFLSYVPVAQNIPAHRNLMFRQRLNELLEEEPAPSGTRRLDMPPYNPQYRGRGETSVEPHRQCSSPSYSWADNTPVQYQSL from the exons atgtattgctttgttgcacacagatgtcggatacagatggcagcagcagcagcagcagcgtgtctgcgatttttttcgtcacagtcg gagtcttctgagcccgaggctgctagaccaccccccaaaaaacatgctaaaagcacaaag gttgtggcacacggaggacacaaaagaaagaaggtccctagccgtctgtcgtcgccacaactgacagtg tccaagtcagcggccaaaaaaaaaaggattgtcgttgacgaagagccattgactatccacaatgagacacttattaaccttgtggaagccaacccttccatatgggaccagagcgacagctcccaccatgacatcgtgaagaaccggaagttgtgggatcaaataatctgtcactttgatccccgatacatggagaagtcgacaacctcaaagaaaaaaattg ccgatgctgtccatacccgttggaagtccatccgcgatcgctttgtccgtgactaccggaacagtcggaatgcaccaagcggatccagtggtaaacgggtgaccccgtatgtgcattacgaccaactgctctttcttcaaaaaacattgtctcagcgctc cacgatatgcagtaccgctgctcctagaccgacagaggaactggagccttctccagtggaaccaacgcaacctgaagatgtgtctggcatcagcgagccacgatctgcggatagaagcactgttgctgcaggtgtgagtgcccggttgcaatcacagcgtggacgcaagcgagcatcacaaaaagatgaagctgatgcaattatcgtggatggactccaacgggtagaggacatgtgtcgcagtgagctcaaagacctgaggcgagaaattaccgagctgcaagcacgcgagtctgtatactctgctaatgagtggaagctacttttcttgtcctatgtgcctgtagcacaaaatatcccggcacatagaaaccttatgtttagacaaagactgaacgagcTTCTAGAGGAGGAACctgctccatcgggaacaagaagactggacatgccgccctacaaccctcaatatagaggccggggtgaaacgagcgtggaacctcatagacaatgtagcagtccatcatatagttgggcagacaatactcccgtgcagtaccaaagtctttag